One Geminocystis sp. M7585_C2015_104 genomic window carries:
- a CDS encoding TRC40/GET3/ArsA family transport-energizing ATPase: MRVILMTGKGGVGKTSVAAATGLKCASLGYKTLVLSTDPAHSLADSFELELAHEPRLIKDNLWAAELDALMELENNWGAVKRYITEVLQARGLDGVQAEELAILPGMDEIFSLVRMKRHYDEGDFDVLIIDSAPTGTALRLLSLPEVGGWYMRKFYKPFQTMSAALRPIFEPIFKPIAGFSLPSNEVMEAPYEFYLQIEELEKVLTDNTQTTVRLVTNPEKMVIKESLRAHAYLSLYNVATDLIIANRIIPETVEDPFFQKWKETQKIYKQQIYDDFHPLPVKEVPLFPEEMCGLAALERLKDTLYPGDEDPTQVYYRENTIRVVQEDKTYSLELYLPGIPKQQIKLNKTGDELNVRIGNHRRNLVLPQALATLSPAGAKMEGDYLKIKFATTKAP; this comes from the coding sequence ATGCGCGTAATTCTGATGACAGGAAAAGGGGGAGTGGGAAAAACCTCCGTCGCCGCCGCAACTGGCCTAAAATGTGCCTCCCTTGGCTATAAAACCCTAGTTTTAAGTACAGATCCAGCCCACTCCCTCGCCGACAGTTTTGAGCTAGAATTGGCACATGAACCCAGACTTATCAAAGACAACCTCTGGGCGGCAGAGTTGGACGCCCTCATGGAGTTAGAAAACAACTGGGGGGCTGTAAAGCGCTACATTACTGAGGTACTTCAGGCAAGAGGACTGGATGGAGTACAGGCAGAAGAATTGGCAATACTGCCAGGGATGGACGAAATCTTTAGTCTAGTGAGGATGAAAAGGCACTATGATGAGGGAGATTTTGATGTACTGATTATAGACTCGGCCCCCACAGGCACAGCCTTACGTCTATTAAGTCTACCAGAGGTGGGCGGGTGGTACATGCGCAAATTCTATAAACCCTTCCAAACCATGTCAGCAGCCTTACGCCCCATTTTTGAGCCCATCTTTAAACCCATTGCCGGTTTCTCTCTCCCCTCCAATGAGGTAATGGAGGCACCCTATGAATTCTACCTCCAAATCGAAGAATTAGAAAAAGTCCTTACCGACAACACCCAAACCACCGTCCGTCTTGTTACTAACCCCGAAAAAATGGTAATAAAAGAGTCCCTCCGCGCCCATGCCTATCTTAGCCTTTATAATGTGGCCACTGACCTGATAATTGCTAATCGTATTATCCCAGAAACCGTAGAAGACCCTTTCTTCCAAAAGTGGAAAGAAACCCAGAAAATCTACAAGCAACAAATATATGACGACTTCCACCCCCTCCCCGTAAAGGAAGTACCCCTCTTCCCCGAGGAAATGTGTGGTTTGGCAGCCCTAGAAAGACTTAAAGACACCCTCTACCCCGGCGACGAAGACCCAACTCAAGTATACTACCGGGAAAATACTATCAGAGTAGTCCAAGAAGACAAAACCTACAGTCTCGAACTATATCTACCAGGCATCCCCAAACAACAAATAAAACTAAACAAAACCGGCGATGAATTAAATGTTAGAATAGGAAACCACCGTCGTAACCTGGTTTTGCCCCAAGCTTTGGCTACCCTCTCCCCCGCCGGCGCCAAAATGGAAGGAGACTACCTTAAAATTAAATTCGCCACCACTAAGGCCCCTTGA
- the smc gene encoding chromosome segregation protein SMC, protein MVFIKRIELEHFKSFGKKTVIPLQPGFTVISGPNGSGKSNILDGILFCLGLASSRGMRAERLPDLINNNHQENGGVLETVVSVVFSLDNFHDNPTESGELKVTRRLRVTKSGSYTSTFYLNDSPCTAGELQEQLLRLRIYPEGYNIVLQGDVTRIITMNSRERREIIDELAGVAEFDRKIEQTLVTLDVVKDKQETCRILQEELVQNSIRLKQDAEKAAKYQKLKTEIQEKKQWDLVVNWHYLQQEKHRLFQQIQSLNSQQKSLGKQLEQLQEKIVKLQENLSHLNYLIKALGEDEKIKITSQLATEKVRRENIWKNLETLTALREEYAAKIQEINANIVVNDGQIATLLDEIKILDTKTIPFLAAERNNIKIALQQKKIQANSLASNSQELLNKQRGLNQEIKELQDKLNPLLTQEALLKERCANLSQLLAESQQKLAFLGEEIKAKRQTVFSLETEEEKYRQQVQELTEKISQLEADLKLHQETLIRLEKEEREKQKLFYQLEATRQAQQEAQGTTASKIILNSNLSGVCGLVAQLGEVETKYQLALEIAAGSRLGYIVVEDDNVAALAIQLLKQQKAGRATFLPLNKINPPPVYVPQTVRNATGFIDLAINLVRFEPRYQPIFAYVFGNTLVFDSLESARNFLGKYRIVTLTGELLETSGAITGGSLPPRTTFPFGFSSPSPISSQLHSLSARLAEIETIRAHLTTILSQKRGEMSTLSLQLNKTRQDYHKQQLLLEHSKKEIQLLQAEVEKITTIYQENRHHLQQSQQQLENLAQAIPLLQNSLEDKIKTLKELEATFNSQQWQQLQQTISQLEAYLEEINSQMETAERRLITGKGELEKLLSQQQYFKGQIQEINQEMTSKNKKFTQLKQQETSVNETIKQLETRLAEIEAKLKEYKQQRDKTEEEIKETEDLKKQTELLLEKTRIKEEELRLRLEDINRQIGELPKEIPNTPGARQLFEEDIDKIQPEILAKKLEDIRGEISRLERKIAALEPVNMLAIEEYENNQRRLAELSEKMNTLATERRELLLRIENLKTLRLRAFREAFEAVNENFKKIFATLSEGDGYLQLEDENNPFNGGLNLVAHPKGKPVQKLNSMSGGEKSLTALSFIFALQQYRPSPFYAFDEVDMFLDGANVEKLAKMIKKQAEYAQFIVVSLRRPMIEAAERTIGVTQARGAHTQVLAVKL, encoded by the coding sequence ATGGTTTTTATTAAACGCATAGAATTGGAGCATTTCAAATCCTTCGGAAAAAAGACGGTAATCCCCCTACAACCAGGATTTACGGTAATCTCAGGCCCAAATGGTTCGGGAAAATCTAACATTCTAGATGGTATATTATTCTGTCTGGGATTAGCAAGCTCTCGAGGCATGCGCGCCGAAAGACTGCCAGATTTAATCAATAATAATCATCAGGAAAATGGCGGCGTATTGGAAACAGTTGTATCCGTCGTTTTTTCCCTCGATAATTTCCATGATAACCCAACAGAATCGGGAGAATTGAAAGTAACCCGCCGTCTCCGCGTTACAAAAAGTGGTAGCTATACCTCCACCTTCTACCTCAATGACTCCCCTTGTACTGCTGGAGAACTACAGGAACAGTTACTTAGGCTGCGGATTTATCCCGAGGGCTATAACATCGTATTACAGGGAGATGTAACTCGTATCATAACCATGAACAGTAGGGAGAGAAGGGAGATTATTGACGAGTTGGCAGGAGTAGCGGAATTTGATCGTAAAATTGAACAAACCTTAGTCACTCTTGATGTCGTCAAAGATAAACAAGAAACATGTCGCATCCTTCAGGAGGAATTAGTCCAAAACAGTATTAGACTCAAACAAGACGCCGAAAAAGCCGCAAAATATCAAAAACTAAAAACCGAAATTCAGGAAAAAAAACAATGGGATTTAGTCGTCAATTGGCATTATCTTCAACAGGAAAAACACAGGCTATTCCAACAAATACAAAGTCTTAACAGCCAGCAAAAATCTCTTGGCAAACAACTAGAACAGCTTCAAGAAAAAATCGTAAAACTTCAGGAGAATTTGTCCCATTTAAATTACCTCATCAAAGCCTTGGGAGAAGACGAAAAAATCAAAATTACCTCCCAGTTAGCTACGGAAAAAGTCCGAAGAGAAAACATTTGGAAAAACCTAGAAACTCTCACCGCCCTCCGGGAAGAATATGCAGCAAAAATTCAGGAAATTAACGCCAATATTGTCGTTAATGATGGCCAAATAGCTACTCTCCTTGACGAAATAAAAATCCTGGATACGAAAACAATCCCCTTCTTGGCAGCAGAAAGAAATAATATCAAAATTGCCCTACAACAAAAGAAAATACAGGCCAACTCTCTTGCCAGTAACTCCCAGGAATTGCTAAACAAACAAAGGGGATTAAACCAGGAAATCAAAGAATTACAAGACAAACTCAATCCTCTCCTCACTCAAGAAGCATTGTTGAAGGAAAGATGTGCCAACCTCTCACAACTTCTGGCAGAAAGTCAACAAAAACTGGCATTCTTAGGAGAAGAAATAAAAGCCAAGCGGCAAACAGTATTCTCCCTGGAAACGGAAGAGGAAAAATACAGACAACAAGTCCAAGAATTGACGGAGAAAATATCCCAATTGGAAGCAGATTTAAAACTACATCAGGAAACCCTCATCCGCCTAGAAAAAGAAGAAAGGGAAAAACAAAAACTATTCTACCAATTGGAGGCTACTAGACAAGCACAACAAGAAGCTCAGGGCACTACAGCCAGTAAAATTATTCTCAACTCCAACCTGTCAGGCGTCTGTGGTTTAGTGGCTCAACTGGGGGAAGTTGAGACAAAATATCAACTGGCTTTAGAAATTGCTGCTGGTAGTCGTCTCGGCTATATTGTGGTAGAAGACGACAACGTAGCCGCCTTGGCCATCCAACTATTGAAACAACAAAAAGCCGGAAGGGCAACTTTTCTCCCCCTTAATAAAATAAATCCTCCCCCCGTTTATGTGCCACAGACAGTCCGTAATGCCACAGGTTTTATTGATTTGGCTATCAATCTAGTACGATTTGAGCCTCGTTATCAACCAATTTTCGCCTACGTCTTTGGCAATACCCTTGTTTTTGACTCTCTAGAATCCGCCCGTAATTTCCTCGGCAAATACCGCATTGTAACCCTCACCGGCGAGTTACTAGAAACCAGTGGCGCCATCACTGGTGGCAGTCTTCCCCCCCGCACAACCTTTCCCTTTGGCTTCTCTTCCCCCTCTCCCATTAGCAGCCAGTTACATTCCCTTTCTGCCAGACTCGCGGAAATAGAAACAATAAGGGCCCATCTTACCACCATCCTATCACAAAAAAGGGGAGAAATGTCAACCCTCTCACTGCAATTAAATAAAACAAGACAGGATTATCACAAACAACAGTTGTTACTAGAGCACAGTAAAAAAGAAATTCAACTCCTACAAGCCGAGGTGGAAAAAATAACTACCATCTACCAGGAAAACCGTCATCATCTGCAACAAAGTCAACAGCAATTGGAAAATTTGGCCCAAGCCATTCCCCTCCTACAAAACTCCCTGGAAGACAAAATCAAAACCCTAAAGGAATTAGAGGCAACTTTTAACAGTCAGCAGTGGCAACAATTGCAGCAAACCATCTCACAACTAGAAGCATATCTGGAAGAAATTAATAGCCAGATGGAAACTGCCGAAAGACGGTTAATAACTGGCAAAGGCGAACTAGAAAAACTCCTGAGCCAGCAGCAATACTTCAAGGGCCAAATTCAGGAAATAAATCAGGAAATGACATCTAAAAATAAAAAATTTACTCAGCTAAAACAACAAGAAACATCTGTAAATGAGACTATAAAACAGCTAGAAACAAGACTGGCAGAAATAGAAGCGAAATTGAAAGAATATAAACAGCAAAGAGACAAAACGGAGGAGGAAATTAAAGAGACAGAAGATTTGAAAAAGCAGACTGAATTGCTCCTGGAGAAAACGAGGATAAAAGAGGAGGAATTACGGCTAAGACTGGAAGACATAAACAGACAAATAGGAGAGCTACCCAAGGAAATTCCAAATACACCAGGGGCGAGGCAATTATTTGAGGAGGATATAGACAAAATACAACCGGAAATTTTAGCCAAAAAACTGGAAGATATAAGAGGGGAGATTAGCCGGCTGGAGAGGAAAATAGCCGCCCTAGAGCCCGTGAATATGCTGGCCATAGAGGAGTACGAAAATAATCAGAGGAGATTGGCAGAATTATCAGAGAAAATGAATACATTGGCGACAGAAAGGAGGGAATTGCTGTTGAGAATAGAAAACCTAAAGACTCTGAGATTAAGGGCATTCAGGGAGGCATTTGAGGCGGTAAATGAAAACTTCAAGAAGATTTTTGCCACCCTTTCAGAGGGGGATGGTTATCTACAACTAGAAGACGAAAATAATCCCTTCAATGGAGGATTAAACCTAGTAGCCCACCCAAAGGGAAAACCGGTGCAAAAATTAAATTCCATGTCAGGAGGTGAGAAGTCTCTTACTGCCCTCAGTTTTATTTTTGCCCTACAACAATACCGTCCGTCTCCCTTTTATGCCTTTGATGAAGTAGACATGTTTTTAGACGGCGCCAATGTGGAAAAACTAGCAAAAATGATAAAAAAACAGGCGGAATATGCACAGTTTATAGTGGTGAGTTTGAGACGACCAATGATAGAAGCAGCGGAGAGGACAATAGGAGTAACACAAGCCCGTGGCGCCCATACTCAAGTTTTGGCAGTCAAATTGTAA
- a CDS encoding sugar ABC transporter permease — translation MGVYMSRLQVLKPYLFLLPALTILFIVVFFPAIQAFSLSFSRFEYDLTQPPEWIGWRNFEKLMQDEVFQQTVKNTLLYVVGVVPPLVILSLLLAILVNQKLPGILWFRTTFYTPVVVSMVVAGIAWKAIYLSNGLFNQFWLSLGFREGIGWLTNPKWAIWSVMIVTIWKGLGYYMVIYLAGLQSIPPELYEAGAIDGSVGWKKHIDITIPLMRPYIILVAVISALSASKVFEEVYMLTQGGPNNASKTVVYYMYEKAFRELEISYACTIGLVLFVFILVLSLGNLYFSRIMGEKGHWQRGNY, via the coding sequence ATGGGGGTATACATGAGTAGACTACAGGTATTAAAACCGTATCTGTTTTTGTTACCGGCGTTGACAATTTTGTTTATAGTAGTTTTTTTCCCGGCTATTCAGGCATTTTCTTTAAGTTTTAGTCGCTTTGAATATGATTTGACGCAGCCGCCAGAGTGGATAGGATGGAGGAATTTTGAAAAACTGATGCAGGATGAGGTTTTCCAACAGACTGTGAAGAATACCCTGCTATATGTTGTTGGGGTGGTACCACCTTTGGTAATTTTATCCCTACTGTTGGCCATTTTAGTGAATCAGAAACTCCCAGGGATTCTTTGGTTTCGCACTACTTTTTACACTCCCGTGGTGGTATCGATGGTGGTAGCGGGAATAGCTTGGAAGGCAATATACTTGTCTAATGGGCTTTTTAATCAATTTTGGCTAAGTCTTGGCTTTAGGGAGGGAATTGGCTGGCTGACTAATCCAAAATGGGCTATCTGGAGTGTTATGATAGTGACCATCTGGAAGGGGCTAGGTTATTATATGGTAATCTACCTAGCCGGGTTACAAAGCATTCCTCCCGAGTTGTATGAAGCTGGGGCTATTGACGGTTCCGTAGGATGGAAGAAACATATTGATATTACCATACCTTTAATGCGTCCCTATATAATCTTAGTGGCTGTAATTTCGGCCTTGAGTGCCTCTAAGGTGTTTGAGGAGGTTTACATGTTGACTCAGGGGGGGCCTAACAATGCTTCCAAGACGGTAGTATATTACATGTACGAGAAAGCCTTTCGGGAATTAGAAATCAGTTACGCCTGTACTATAGGTTTGGTATTATTTGTTTTCATTTTGGTGTTGTCGTTGGGAAATTTATATTTTTCCAGGATAATGGGGGAAAAAGGCCATTGGCAAAGAGGAAATTATTAG